The following coding sequences are from one Candidatus Acidiferrales bacterium window:
- a CDS encoding DUF4097 family beta strand repeat-containing protein: MLKNLRIASVGFALALLAAFAAAPAPAAVDGHFDKTLTVNGPVDLDVATGSGNITIRPGASGQVQIHARIHANEGWNWDGKDASSRVQYIEQHPPIEQNGNSITIGHVEDRDLMRNISISYDIVTPAQTHVHSASGSGNETIQGVSGPVESTSGSGDLKISSIGSDVSARTGSGEITLTGVQGNLRAGTGSGNIRADGVSGGMTVSTGSGEVVLSQTGSGDVEVSTGSGGVEINGVKGGVRVGTGSGDIKAQGTPTSGWNLHTGSGDLTVALPQQSSFELYAHTSSGSINSSFPITVQGNISPRELHGKVGSGGPVVELRTSSGTIHIESH, from the coding sequence ATGCTGAAGAATTTGCGCATCGCGAGCGTCGGATTCGCACTCGCGTTATTGGCGGCTTTCGCCGCTGCCCCGGCACCGGCCGCCGTAGACGGCCATTTCGACAAGACGCTGACGGTCAACGGGCCAGTGGATCTCGACGTGGCCACCGGTTCCGGAAACATCACGATTCGCCCAGGCGCCTCCGGACAGGTCCAAATTCACGCCAGAATTCACGCCAACGAAGGTTGGAACTGGGACGGCAAGGATGCATCTTCGCGCGTGCAATACATCGAACAGCATCCCCCCATCGAACAGAACGGAAACTCGATTACGATCGGCCACGTGGAAGACCGCGATTTGATGCGGAATATTTCGATTAGCTATGACATCGTGACACCGGCGCAAACGCATGTTCATTCCGCAAGCGGCTCCGGCAATGAAACGATCCAGGGAGTCTCCGGCCCAGTTGAGTCGACCTCCGGCTCAGGCGACCTGAAAATTTCGAGCATCGGCAGTGACGTTTCCGCGCGCACGGGCTCAGGCGAAATCACTCTCACGGGCGTGCAAGGAAATCTGCGCGCCGGAACCGGAAGCGGCAATATTCGCGCCGACGGTGTTTCCGGCGGCATGACGGTTTCGACGGGCTCCGGCGAAGTTGTGCTGTCGCAGACGGGCTCCGGCGATGTCGAGGTTTCCACCGGCTCTGGCGGCGTGGAGATCAATGGCGTCAAAGGCGGCGTGCGCGTTGGCACAGGAAGCGGTGACATCAAGGCGCAAGGCACGCCGACGAGCGGCTGGAATCTGCACACTGGCTCGGGCGATTTGACCGTTGCGTTGCCGCAGCAGAGTTCATTTGAGCTTTATGCGCACACAAGCTCCGGCAGCATCAATTCCAGCTTCCCAATCACAGTGCAAGGAAATATCAGTCCGCGTGAATTGCACGGAAAAGTTGGATCGGGCGGCCCGGTTGTAGAACTACGCACGAGCTCGGGAACAATTCATATCGAGTCTCACTGA